Part of the Rhodopirellula islandica genome is shown below.
GAGCAGTCGCGAGGAGTTCGGGGCAACTCCGTCCCTCGCTCACGCTGCGGGTTATGACAGAGAGCTTGTTGGCGCTGTGAAGCAGGAATGATTGGGGTTCACCCTGTGAGCCGTTTGGGCGTTGACCCCGGTTGCGAGTGAAAACCGTGGCTAACGCCAACGGCTCACATACCCGATGACACCTGCGTACCTGCTTAGACGACGTTTTGCGCGTGCACGGCTTCGCAGATCATTCGCAGGGAGGATTCCAGGTCACCATCGGCGGTGCGAAAGGCGTCGGCGTCGATGGTCAGAGGCGCGCCCAGGACCACCAAAGGGGCACCGTACTTGGGGCACTCGATGGCTTGTTCGATCGACAAACCTCCGACGGCTTGGACGGGAACCTTCACCGCCTGAACCACTTCACGCAATTGATCCAGCGGGCTGGGCATTCGGTCGCCGCGAGCCGCGATGCCTCGTCGTTCGTCGTACCCAATGTGGTGGATGACAAAACCGCACCCCAGGTCTTCCAGTCGTTTGGCACCGGCGACCATGTCTTCGCTGACCATGTTGTCGCCCATGACTTGGCAACCGAAGTCGGCCCCCGCTTGGACGACGCAGCGAATGGTTTCTTCGTGAGCCCGAGCCATGACAACGACGTGGGTGGCGCCGGCATTCGCCATCATCTCGGCTTCCAAGTACCCGCCGTCCATTGTTTTGAGGTCGGCAACGATCGGCGTTTTCGGGAACGCGGCACGAAGTTCTCGGACGCCGTGCAAGCCTTCTGCCAAGATCAACGGGGTTCCCGCCTCCAGCCAATCCACCCCCGCACGCAT
Proteins encoded:
- a CDS encoding orotidine 5'-phosphate decarboxylase / HUMPS family protein; this translates as MRPIVQISLDLTNIDEALETAELAMRAGVDWLEAGTPLILAEGLHGVRELRAAFPKTPIVADLKTMDGGYLEAEMMANAGATHVVVMARAHEETIRCVVQAGADFGCQVMGDNMVSEDMVAGAKRLEDLGCGFVIHHIGYDERRGIAARGDRMPSPLDQLREVVQAVKVPVQAVGGLSIEQAIECPKYGAPLVVLGAPLTIDADAFRTADGDLESSLRMICEAVHAQNVV